A DNA window from Actinomadura coerulea contains the following coding sequences:
- a CDS encoding acyl-CoA dehydrogenase family protein, giving the protein MDFNLDETQQEIKGLAADVLAREAAQERLEAFEKSGAPYDDVTWKALAQAGLLGVVLPEDAGGAGLGPVELAVILREVGVRTAPVPAYASLALAAVPIGAHGTAEQRALLAPLTEGATVLTGAYREVGPAGEVAATARADGGGHVLDGVKTFVPYAREASLILVPARVEGGGVGVFLVEPAAVTITEQPSATSEPLSRVALDGVRVGADALLGGTADGAAWDTLRRSAVAGAVAVASGVIEGALELTKEYTKTREQFGRALAQFQAVTMQIGDVYIAKRALDVAVWAGVWRLAQGADDAEEVLTVAAYNACDPVVKALYTCQHLHGGIGLDITYPLHRYFAWGKHCGHLLGGGEDRLDALGALIAQEA; this is encoded by the coding sequence GTGGACTTCAACCTCGACGAGACCCAGCAAGAGATCAAGGGGCTCGCGGCGGACGTGCTCGCGCGGGAGGCCGCGCAGGAGCGGCTGGAGGCGTTCGAGAAGAGCGGGGCGCCCTATGACGACGTGACGTGGAAGGCGCTCGCGCAGGCGGGGCTGCTCGGCGTCGTCCTGCCCGAGGACGCGGGCGGCGCCGGGCTCGGTCCGGTCGAGCTGGCGGTGATCCTGCGGGAGGTCGGGGTGCGCACCGCGCCCGTCCCGGCGTACGCGTCGCTCGCGCTCGCGGCCGTCCCGATCGGGGCGCACGGGACGGCGGAGCAGCGCGCCCTGCTCGCCCCGCTCACCGAGGGCGCGACGGTCCTGACGGGCGCGTACCGCGAGGTCGGCCCGGCAGGCGAGGTCGCCGCGACGGCCCGCGCGGACGGCGGCGGCCACGTGCTGGACGGTGTGAAGACGTTCGTCCCGTACGCGCGGGAGGCGTCCCTGATCCTGGTCCCGGCCCGCGTCGAGGGCGGCGGCGTCGGGGTGTTCCTCGTGGAGCCCGCCGCCGTGACGATCACCGAGCAGCCGTCGGCGACGTCCGAGCCGCTGTCGCGGGTGGCCCTGGACGGTGTCCGGGTCGGCGCGGACGCGCTGCTCGGCGGGACGGCGGACGGCGCCGCCTGGGACACCCTGCGCCGCTCGGCCGTCGCGGGCGCGGTCGCCGTCGCGTCCGGCGTCATCGAGGGCGCGCTGGAGCTGACGAAGGAGTACACGAAGACGCGCGAGCAGTTCGGACGGGCGCTCGCGCAGTTCCAGGCGGTGACGATGCAGATCGGCGACGTCTACATCGCCAAGCGCGCGCTGGACGTGGCCGTGTGGGCGGGCGTGTGGCGCCTCGCGCAGGGCGCGGACGACGCCGAGGAGGTCCTCACCGTCGCCGCCTACAACGCGTGCGACCCCGTGGTGAAGGCGCTCTATACCTGCCAGCACCTGCACGGCGGGATCGGCCTGGACATCACCTACCCGCTGCACCGGTACTTCGCCTGGGGCAAGCACTGCGGGCATCTGCTCGGGGGCGGCGAGGACCGGCTCGACGCGCTCGGCGCCCTCATCGCCCAGGAGGCCTGA
- a CDS encoding rhomboid-like protein, translating into MGFARLRRILRSYPVPVAFLGLFAAVWMVQVLILPPGARQAMIAWASTNLANLAVNPVGTMVASAFVAEGSQGVLLVAAAIGLFPVTRRFGNLRAVALIAASHVLGTLVSQGIALVRLEAGLLSDSVRTIPDVGPSYVLCAALVAAFLYGHGRVRRLVALAWWCALVPVLLDGLLALEVAAVGHLVAMLTGAVAGWLLLLLERRRGPAPLGAVPAAPPAAGAAEA; encoded by the coding sequence ATGGGTTTCGCGAGGCTTCGCCGGATCCTCAGGTCCTATCCGGTGCCGGTGGCGTTCCTCGGGCTGTTCGCGGCCGTGTGGATGGTCCAGGTGCTGATCCTGCCTCCGGGCGCGCGGCAGGCGATGATCGCCTGGGCCAGCACCAACCTGGCCAACCTCGCGGTCAACCCGGTCGGGACGATGGTCGCCTCGGCGTTCGTCGCCGAGGGGTCGCAGGGCGTGCTGCTCGTCGCGGCGGCCATCGGGCTGTTCCCCGTGACCCGGCGGTTCGGGAACCTGCGGGCCGTCGCCCTCATCGCGGCCTCGCACGTGCTCGGCACGCTCGTCAGCCAGGGCATCGCGCTGGTGCGGCTGGAGGCGGGCCTGCTCTCGGACTCCGTCCGGACGATCCCCGACGTCGGCCCGTCCTACGTGCTGTGCGCGGCGCTCGTCGCGGCCTTCCTGTACGGGCACGGGCGGGTCCGCCGGCTGGTCGCGCTGGCCTGGTGGTGCGCGCTCGTCCCGGTGCTGCTGGACGGCCTGCTCGCGCTGGAGGTCGCCGCCGTCGGCCACCTGGTGGCCATGCTCACCGGCGCGGTCGCCGGGTGGCTGCTCCTGCTGCTGGAACGCCGGCGCGGGCCCGCGCCGCTCGGCGCGGTGCCCGCCGCCCCTCCGGCGGCCGGAGCCGCGGAGGCCTGA
- a CDS encoding TetR family transcriptional regulator, with the protein MTATAPETGTSGPGSPPPGRRERKKQRTREALVDAAFTLFAEKGFDATTVEEIADAVDVSSRTFFRYFASKEDVALTFQEEQTRAVLGRLAERPPDEPIMTALRHTVVEIAHACEAGELGFDPGRFECMLAMMSDSPTLMAGSLEHAQKKQALLTEVIAERMGLDPATELRPHVVAAATTCAFQAAADATRRLGGTFATLSETVDQAFAILENGFDEPAPPPD; encoded by the coding sequence ATGACCGCGACCGCCCCCGAGACCGGCACGTCCGGCCCCGGTTCCCCGCCCCCGGGCAGGCGCGAACGCAAGAAGCAGCGCACCCGAGAGGCGCTCGTCGACGCCGCGTTCACCCTCTTCGCCGAGAAGGGGTTCGACGCCACCACCGTCGAGGAGATCGCCGACGCCGTGGACGTCTCGTCCCGCACGTTCTTCCGCTACTTCGCCTCGAAAGAGGACGTCGCCCTCACCTTCCAGGAAGAGCAGACCCGCGCCGTGCTGGGCAGGCTCGCCGAACGCCCCCCGGACGAGCCGATCATGACCGCGCTGCGGCACACCGTGGTGGAGATCGCGCACGCCTGCGAAGCGGGCGAGCTCGGCTTCGACCCCGGCCGCTTCGAGTGCATGCTCGCGATGATGAGCGACAGCCCGACGCTGATGGCGGGCAGCCTGGAGCACGCGCAGAAGAAGCAGGCGCTGCTCACCGAGGTCATCGCCGAGCGGATGGGCCTCGACCCCGCCACGGAGCTGCGCCCGCACGTCGTCGCCGCGGCCACCACCTGCGCGTTCCAGGCCGCCGCCGACGCCACCCGCCGCCTCGGCGGGACGTTCGCCACGCTGTCGGAGACCGTCGACCAGGCCTTCGCCATCCTGGAGAACGGCTTCGACGAGCCCGCCCCGCCGCCCGACTGA
- the egtB gene encoding ergothioneine biosynthesis protein EgtB: protein MSSPGPSAEEAALKELIADELGAVRDRSLRLTTDVLDEDDLTAQVSPLMSPLVWDLAHVGNYEELWLLRAAAGQEAMRPEIDDLYDAFEHPRAERPALPLLKPEEARSYLGTVRSKVLDSLSSVRFDTPDPLTSGGFVYGMVVQHEHMHDETMLATHQLRRGAPALLDPKAEPLQVPGEASGAEEVLVEAGPFQMGTSDEPWAHDNERPVHLVDLPAYYIDVEPVTNAAYIAFIEAGGYDDPRWWDPAGWEWRYSSGKRAPAFWAREGGQWSRRRFGRSEPVPPGEPVQHVCWYEADAYARWAGKRLPTEAEWEKAARWDPAAGRSRRYPWGDVYEEGRANLGQRALRPSETGSYAAGASAYGVRRLLGDVWEWTSSDFHGYPGFRSFPYKEYSEVFFGPDYKVLRGGSWATHPLAIRGSFRNWDYPIRRQIFSGFRCARSAEPASGTATGVAR from the coding sequence ATGAGCTCGCCCGGCCCGTCCGCCGAGGAGGCGGCCCTGAAGGAACTGATCGCCGACGAGCTCGGCGCGGTGCGCGACCGCAGCCTGCGCCTCACCACCGACGTCCTCGACGAGGACGACCTCACCGCGCAGGTGTCGCCGCTGATGTCGCCGCTCGTGTGGGACCTCGCGCACGTCGGCAACTACGAGGAGCTGTGGCTGCTGCGCGCGGCCGCCGGGCAGGAGGCGATGCGCCCAGAGATCGACGACCTGTACGACGCGTTCGAGCATCCCCGGGCGGAGCGGCCGGCGCTGCCGCTCCTGAAGCCCGAGGAGGCCCGGTCCTACCTCGGCACGGTCCGCTCCAAGGTGCTCGACTCGCTGTCGTCGGTGCGCTTCGACACCCCGGACCCGCTGACGTCGGGCGGATTCGTGTACGGGATGGTGGTTCAGCACGAGCACATGCACGACGAGACCATGCTGGCCACCCACCAGCTGCGCCGTGGTGCCCCCGCTCTGCTCGACCCCAAGGCGGAACCGCTTCAGGTTCCTGGCGAGGCGTCCGGCGCCGAAGAGGTGCTCGTCGAGGCGGGCCCGTTCCAGATGGGAACGTCCGACGAACCGTGGGCGCACGACAACGAACGTCCCGTGCATTTGGTCGACCTGCCCGCGTACTACATCGACGTGGAACCGGTCACCAACGCAGCCTACATCGCGTTCATCGAGGCCGGTGGCTACGACGACCCCCGCTGGTGGGACCCGGCCGGATGGGAGTGGCGCTACAGCAGCGGCAAACGCGCCCCGGCCTTCTGGGCGCGTGAAGGGGGACAGTGGTCGCGGCGCCGATTCGGGCGGTCGGAACCCGTTCCGCCTGGCGAACCCGTCCAGCACGTGTGCTGGTACGAGGCGGACGCGTACGCGCGGTGGGCCGGGAAGCGGCTGCCGACCGAGGCCGAGTGGGAGAAGGCCGCCCGCTGGGACCCCGCCGCAGGACGGTCGCGCCGCTACCCGTGGGGCGACGTCTACGAAGAGGGTCGCGCCAACCTCGGACAGCGGGCGCTCCGCCCGTCCGAGACCGGCTCCTACGCGGCCGGTGCGTCGGCGTACGGGGTGAGGCGCCTCCTGGGGGACGTGTGGGAATGGACGTCGTCGGACTTCCACGGCTACCCCGGCTTCCGCTCGTTCCCCTACAAGGAGTACTCGGAGGTCTTCTTCGGGCCCGACTACAAGGTGCTGAGAGGCGGGTCCTGGGCGACGCACCCGCTCGCCATACGCGGCTCGTTCCGCAACTGGGACTACCCCATCCGCCGCCAGATCTTCTCCGGGTTCCGCTGTGCCCGGTCGGCGGAGCCGGCGTCGGGGACGGCGACGGGGGTGGCGCGCTAG
- a CDS encoding MFS transporter, with product MTQSRGAETLEPGAVHLPPRDQARGRPARAGHGHPWLTLIAVALGVMMVGLDATVVSIANPAIAKDLGASLSGLQWVTNAYLLALAVTLIPAGKIADRFGRKRTFLAGVVGFAVSSVLIGLSGGLGMVIFWRVVQGFAGALLQPASLALLRNTFPAERLNAAIGIWGSTVGISIAGGPIVAGLLVENVNWESVFFLNAPLGLVALLVGLWVIRESRDEEAAGSFDVAGVALLSGALFALVWGLIKAGEHGFGGTVPLVSFAASVVLFAAFVWNELRVERPLLPLGLFRSVSLSAATGLIVLGFFGMFGTIFFITLYLQQVHGMSPVDAGVRMLPMTGVFIVASPVAGALTSRFGPRVPLVLGMAFTAAAMFGLSRIGVDAPYVQLWPWFVLVGLAFGMVIVAGTEAIVGNAPAHLAGVAGGLQQTASQVGGVLGTSVLGVLLSTKVGDVLFGRLTDAGLPGAAAHQLEGQGGLVSQGVAPIPPGTSKEAADAITTGSHLAFMDGFQTSLTVAGAVALVAVLAALLVRRGTSPVEGAAVA from the coding sequence ATGACTCAATCCCGTGGCGCCGAGACCCTCGAACCGGGCGCCGTCCACCTACCGCCGCGCGACCAGGCGCGCGGCCGTCCCGCCAGGGCGGGGCACGGGCATCCCTGGCTCACGCTCATCGCGGTCGCGCTGGGCGTGATGATGGTCGGGCTGGACGCGACCGTCGTGTCCATCGCCAACCCCGCGATCGCCAAGGACCTCGGCGCGAGCCTGTCCGGCCTGCAGTGGGTCACCAACGCCTACCTGCTGGCGCTCGCCGTCACGCTGATCCCGGCCGGCAAGATCGCCGACCGGTTCGGCCGCAAGCGCACCTTCCTCGCGGGCGTCGTCGGCTTCGCCGTGTCGTCGGTGCTGATCGGGCTCTCGGGCGGGCTCGGCATGGTGATCTTCTGGCGGGTCGTGCAGGGGTTCGCGGGGGCGCTCCTGCAGCCCGCGAGCCTGGCCCTCCTGCGCAACACGTTCCCGGCCGAGCGGCTCAACGCCGCGATCGGCATCTGGGGGTCCACGGTCGGCATCTCCATCGCCGGCGGCCCGATCGTCGCCGGGCTGCTGGTGGAGAACGTCAACTGGGAGTCGGTGTTCTTCCTGAACGCCCCGCTCGGGCTGGTCGCGCTGCTCGTCGGCCTGTGGGTGATCCGCGAGTCCCGGGACGAGGAGGCCGCCGGCTCGTTCGACGTGGCGGGCGTCGCCCTGCTCAGCGGCGCGCTGTTCGCCCTGGTCTGGGGGCTCATCAAGGCCGGCGAGCACGGGTTCGGCGGCACCGTCCCGCTCGTGTCGTTCGCCGCGTCCGTCGTGCTGTTCGCCGCGTTCGTCTGGAACGAGCTGCGGGTGGAGCGCCCGCTGCTGCCGCTCGGGCTGTTCCGGTCGGTGTCGCTGTCGGCGGCGACCGGCCTCATCGTGCTCGGCTTCTTCGGGATGTTCGGGACGATCTTCTTCATCACCCTGTACCTGCAGCAGGTGCACGGCATGAGCCCGGTGGACGCGGGCGTGCGGATGCTGCCGATGACCGGCGTGTTCATCGTCGCCTCCCCGGTGGCGGGCGCGCTGACCAGCCGGTTCGGGCCGCGGGTGCCGCTCGTCCTCGGGATGGCGTTCACCGCGGCCGCGATGTTCGGCCTGTCGCGCATCGGGGTGGACGCCCCGTACGTGCAGCTGTGGCCGTGGTTCGTGCTGGTCGGGCTGGCGTTCGGAATGGTGATCGTGGCCGGCACCGAGGCCATCGTCGGCAACGCGCCCGCCCACCTCGCGGGCGTCGCGGGCGGCCTCCAGCAGACCGCCTCCCAGGTCGGCGGCGTGCTCGGCACGTCGGTGCTGGGGGTGCTGCTGTCGACCAAGGTCGGGGACGTGCTGTTCGGGCGGCTCACCGACGCGGGCCTTCCCGGGGCGGCGGCTCACCAGCTCGAAGGGCAGGGCGGGCTCGTCTCGCAGGGAGTGGCGCCCATCCCGCCCGGCACCTCGAAGGAGGCGGCCGACGCCATCACGACCGGGAGCCACCTCGCGTTCATGGACGGCTTCCAGACGTCCCTGACCGTGGCGGGGGCCGTCGCGCTCGTCGCGGTCCTCGCCGCGCTCCTGGTGCGGCGGGGGACCTCTCCGGTCGAAGGCGCGGCCGTCGCGTAG
- a CDS encoding AMP-binding enzyme — protein MFWSGDLAYADADGYVFFAGRSGDRLRVDGENFGAVQVERVLAEFPGVRRLAVYGVPDAASGDQVMLAVAADAFDPGAFAGYLRGRADLGPKWIPRYVRVARELPATASNKILKRRLAREAWQADDPVWWRPGRGLDYRPMTAADAAALRDEFERRGRLHLLEGSG, from the coding sequence ATGTTCTGGAGCGGCGACCTCGCCTACGCCGACGCGGACGGCTACGTCTTCTTCGCCGGGCGCAGCGGCGACCGGCTCCGCGTGGACGGCGAGAACTTCGGCGCCGTCCAGGTGGAACGGGTTCTGGCGGAGTTTCCCGGCGTCCGGCGGCTCGCCGTGTACGGGGTGCCGGACGCGGCGTCCGGCGACCAGGTGATGCTCGCCGTCGCCGCCGACGCCTTCGACCCGGGCGCGTTCGCCGGCTACCTGCGCGGGCGAGCCGACCTCGGGCCGAAGTGGATCCCGCGGTACGTCCGGGTGGCGCGGGAGCTGCCCGCGACCGCCTCCAACAAGATCCTCAAGCGCCGGCTGGCCCGGGAGGCCTGGCAGGCCGACGACCCGGTGTGGTGGCGGCCCGGCCGCGGCCTCGACTACCGCCCGATGACCGCGGCGGACGCGGCCGCGCTGCGGGACGAGTTCGAGCGCCGCGGCCGGCTGCACCTGCTGGAAGGGAGCGGATGA
- a CDS encoding TetR family transcriptional regulator, translating into MTAEPTVTGDETRGQPGGQGVRSRSQHQRRKRIVQAAAALASRGGIEAMQMRTVSERAGVALGTLYRYFPSKMDLVVAVVSEELDLLEGSIERRPPSAGGAPDRAVEVLMRATRGLMREPELAEALIRSLLLSDVKTDFGDRMSELLLRAASGPPEAIPAEDPRRLVARALSGIWTMEMIEMLRGNATAEEIQARLEITASRLLID; encoded by the coding sequence GTGACCGCAGAGCCGACAGTGACCGGGGACGAGACCCGGGGTCAGCCGGGCGGCCAGGGCGTGCGCTCCCGCAGCCAGCACCAGCGGCGCAAGCGTATCGTCCAGGCGGCCGCGGCGCTCGCATCGCGCGGCGGCATCGAGGCGATGCAGATGCGCACCGTGTCCGAGCGCGCGGGCGTCGCCCTCGGCACCCTCTACCGCTACTTCCCGTCCAAGATGGACCTGGTCGTCGCCGTCGTCAGCGAGGAGCTCGACCTCCTCGAAGGCAGCATCGAGCGCCGCCCGCCCAGCGCCGGCGGCGCCCCGGACCGCGCCGTCGAGGTGCTGATGCGCGCCACCCGCGGCCTGATGCGCGAGCCGGAGCTGGCCGAGGCGCTGATCCGCTCCCTTCTGCTGTCCGACGTCAAGACCGACTTCGGCGACCGCATGAGCGAACTGCTCCTGCGCGCCGCGTCCGGCCCGCCGGAGGCCATCCCCGCCGAGGACCCCCGCCGCCTCGTCGCGCGCGCCCTGTCCGGCATCTGGACCATGGAGATGATCGAGATGCTGCGCGGCAACGCCACCGCCGAGGAGATCCAGGCCCGCCTGGAGATCACCGCCTCGCGCCTCCTCATCGACTGA
- a CDS encoding glutamate decarboxylase, with amino-acid sequence MAPKHPSRPGRGARDLEINPIFTREPLSVPRYRLPAGEMEPSTAYQVVHDELMLDGNARLNLATFVSTWAEPEARLLMAECAEKNMIDKDEYPRTAELEMRCVRMLARLWNAEDPHHAVGCSTTGSSEAAMLGGLALKRRWRERRRAAGGTADRPNLVMGVNVQICWEKFANYFEVEPRYVPMEGGRYHLGAREAVELCDENTIGVVAVLGSTFDGSYEPVAAIAAALDDLQARTGLDVPIHVDGASGAMIAPFLDPGLLWDFRLPRVASINTSGHKYGLVMPGVGWALWRDEDALPDDLVFHVNYLGGDMPTFALNFSRPGAQVVAQYYNFLRLGFDGYRRVQQGCRDVATRLAAEIGGLGPYETLTDGGELPVFAFRTREDTGFTVYDASAALREHGWLVPAYSFPENRTDLDVLRVVVRNGFGHDLADLFMEDLRRTTSRLHSHVHAHRDPRDASGFAHGAEPKKARARRV; translated from the coding sequence ATGGCTCCGAAGCACCCGTCCCGCCCCGGGCGCGGCGCCCGTGACCTGGAGATCAACCCGATCTTCACCCGGGAGCCGCTGTCGGTCCCGCGGTACCGGCTGCCCGCCGGGGAGATGGAGCCGTCCACCGCCTACCAGGTCGTCCACGACGAGCTGATGCTGGACGGCAACGCGCGGCTGAACCTGGCGACGTTCGTGTCGACGTGGGCCGAGCCGGAGGCGCGGCTGCTGATGGCCGAGTGCGCCGAGAAGAACATGATCGACAAGGACGAGTACCCGCGCACCGCCGAGCTGGAGATGCGCTGCGTGCGCATGCTCGCCCGGCTGTGGAACGCGGAGGACCCGCACCACGCGGTGGGCTGCTCCACCACCGGGTCGAGCGAGGCCGCGATGCTCGGCGGCCTCGCGCTCAAGCGCCGCTGGCGGGAGCGGCGGCGGGCCGCGGGCGGGACGGCGGACCGCCCGAACCTCGTCATGGGCGTCAACGTGCAGATCTGCTGGGAGAAGTTCGCGAACTACTTCGAGGTCGAGCCCCGCTACGTGCCGATGGAGGGCGGCCGCTACCACCTCGGCGCGCGGGAGGCCGTGGAGCTGTGCGACGAGAACACCATCGGCGTCGTCGCCGTCCTCGGCTCCACCTTCGACGGGAGCTACGAGCCGGTGGCCGCCATCGCGGCCGCGCTCGACGACCTCCAGGCCCGCACCGGGCTCGACGTCCCGATCCACGTCGACGGCGCGTCAGGCGCGATGATCGCCCCGTTCCTCGACCCCGGCCTGCTCTGGGACTTCCGGCTGCCCCGGGTCGCCTCCATCAACACCTCCGGCCACAAGTACGGGCTCGTCATGCCGGGCGTGGGCTGGGCGCTGTGGCGGGACGAGGACGCGCTCCCGGACGACCTCGTCTTCCACGTCAACTACCTCGGCGGCGACATGCCCACGTTCGCGCTGAACTTCTCCCGCCCCGGGGCGCAGGTCGTCGCCCAGTACTACAACTTCCTGCGGCTCGGCTTCGACGGGTACCGGCGCGTCCAGCAGGGGTGCCGGGACGTCGCGACCCGGCTCGCCGCCGAGATCGGGGGGCTCGGCCCGTACGAGACGCTCACCGACGGCGGCGAACTCCCGGTGTTCGCGTTCCGCACCCGGGAGGACACCGGCTTCACCGTCTACGACGCGTCCGCCGCGCTGCGCGAGCACGGGTGGCTCGTGCCCGCCTACAGCTTCCCTGAGAACCGCACCGACCTCGACGTCCTGCGCGTCGTGGTGCGCAACGGGTTCGGGCACGACCTCGCCGACCTGTTCATGGAAGACCTGCGGCGCACCACGTCCCGGCTGCACTCCCACGTGCACGCCCACCGCGACCCGCGGGACGCGAGCGGCTTCGCCCACGGCGCCGAACCGAAGAAGGCGCGGGCCAGGCGGGTCTGA
- the egtA gene encoding ergothioneine biosynthesis glutamate--cysteine ligase EgtA — MTRLTVDDVYQHIRGVCFKTGPPGTVGAETEWLVVDSGDPAAHVPAERVRALVDGAGPPAGGSKVTYEPGGQLELSSAPFGTLGDLSAALGRDIAHVRDALAPEGLALAGHGVDPVRVPRFQADHPRYACMRDYFCAGGFHDAGLAMMCSTASVQVNLDIGADDADAVRRWRLVHALGPVLVAAFANSPLRAGRRTGMRSSRQGIWTELDPCRTLPVLRDGADGDPAEAWTRYALDAQVMLVHTPDGRWVPAPGMSFLEWLAKGEPGEDDLAYHLSTLFPPVRPRGWLELRMIDALPGPYWPVPVAVATALLDDPAASRAAEAAVEPVANRWARAACDGLSDPALAAAARACFAAALDALARLGAAGLAPLVEEYAHRYVLRGRTPADDWPAGDRPAGVPPTRPMEDPT; from the coding sequence GTGACCCGGCTCACAGTGGACGACGTCTACCAGCACATACGCGGTGTCTGCTTCAAGACGGGTCCGCCCGGGACGGTCGGCGCGGAGACCGAGTGGCTCGTGGTCGACTCCGGCGACCCGGCGGCCCACGTGCCCGCCGAGCGGGTGCGGGCCCTCGTGGACGGGGCCGGTCCGCCGGCCGGCGGGAGCAAGGTGACCTACGAGCCGGGCGGCCAGCTCGAACTCAGCTCCGCCCCGTTCGGGACGCTGGGCGACCTGTCCGCCGCGCTCGGCCGGGACATCGCGCACGTGCGGGACGCGCTCGCGCCGGAGGGGCTCGCGCTCGCCGGGCACGGCGTCGACCCCGTCCGCGTGCCCCGGTTCCAGGCCGACCACCCCCGGTACGCGTGCATGCGCGACTACTTCTGCGCGGGCGGATTCCACGACGCGGGGCTGGCCATGATGTGTTCGACCGCGTCGGTCCAGGTGAACCTGGACATCGGCGCCGACGACGCGGACGCGGTCCGCCGCTGGCGGCTCGTGCACGCGCTCGGGCCGGTGCTGGTCGCCGCGTTCGCCAACTCGCCGCTGCGGGCCGGCCGCCGCACCGGGATGCGGTCGTCCCGGCAGGGCATCTGGACCGAGCTCGACCCGTGCCGCACCCTGCCGGTGCTGCGGGACGGGGCGGACGGCGACCCCGCCGAGGCGTGGACGCGGTACGCGCTCGACGCCCAGGTCATGCTCGTCCACACCCCGGACGGCCGATGGGTGCCCGCCCCCGGGATGTCCTTCCTGGAGTGGCTGGCCAAGGGGGAGCCCGGCGAGGACGACCTCGCCTACCACCTGTCCACGCTGTTCCCGCCGGTCCGGCCGCGCGGCTGGCTGGAGCTCCGTATGATCGACGCGCTGCCCGGCCCGTACTGGCCGGTGCCCGTCGCCGTCGCCACCGCCCTGCTGGACGACCCGGCCGCCTCCCGCGCCGCCGAGGCTGCGGTCGAACCGGTGGCGAACCGGTGGGCGCGGGCGGCCTGCGACGGCCTGTCGGACCCCGCCCTGGCCGCGGCCGCGCGGGCGTGCTTCGCGGCGGCGCTGGACGCGCTCGCGCGGCTCGGCGCGGCCGGCCTCGCCCCCCTGGTCGAGGAGTACGCCCACCGGTACGTCCTGCGGGGCCGCACTCCCGCCGACGACTGGCCCGCCGGCGACCGGCCCGCCGGCGTCCCCCCGACACGTCCGATGGAGGATCCGACATGA
- a CDS encoding acyl-CoA dehydrogenase family protein — MFIDLTDEQKRLRAELREYFENCLTAEQRAAIRADPFGPPYLEHCRRLGRDGMLGVALPKEYGGRGYGPVEQTIFATEIARAEVTYPLITLNSVAPTILQYGSDAHKERFIPRILAGECHFAIGYSEPGAGTDLAALRTTAVRDGDHYVVNGQKIFTSGAHHADYVWLAARTDPEAKKHKGISMLIVDCADPGFSWTPIITMDGAHHTNSTYFQDVRVPADMLIGEENKGWDLIVNQLNHERVTLGPAGNIGHTHVRFARWARRTTGPGGRPLIEEPAVRRAVAQVYAYLRANELLNWQVAANQDLGWLGAADASATKIYASERMQEVGRIVGDVLARYGDPGDPETADFMESQDRLAKGALVLTFGGGVNEIQRELIAMIGLGLPRAPR; from the coding sequence ATGTTCATCGACCTGACCGACGAGCAGAAGCGGCTGCGCGCCGAGCTGCGCGAGTACTTCGAGAACTGCCTGACCGCGGAGCAGCGCGCGGCCATCCGCGCCGACCCGTTCGGCCCGCCCTACCTGGAGCACTGCCGGCGCCTCGGCCGCGACGGGATGCTCGGCGTCGCGCTCCCGAAGGAGTACGGGGGCCGCGGCTACGGCCCGGTCGAGCAGACGATCTTCGCCACGGAGATCGCCCGCGCCGAGGTCACCTACCCGCTGATCACGCTGAACTCCGTGGCGCCGACGATCCTGCAGTACGGGTCGGACGCGCACAAGGAGCGGTTCATCCCGCGCATCCTCGCCGGCGAGTGCCACTTCGCGATCGGCTACAGCGAGCCGGGCGCCGGCACCGACCTCGCGGCGCTGCGCACCACCGCCGTCCGGGACGGCGACCACTACGTCGTCAACGGCCAGAAGATCTTCACCTCCGGCGCGCACCACGCCGACTACGTGTGGCTCGCGGCCCGCACCGACCCGGAGGCCAAGAAGCACAAGGGCATCTCGATGCTCATCGTGGACTGCGCGGACCCGGGCTTCTCCTGGACACCGATCATCACGATGGACGGCGCGCACCACACGAACTCGACGTACTTCCAGGACGTCCGCGTCCCGGCCGACATGCTGATCGGCGAGGAGAACAAGGGCTGGGACCTCATCGTCAACCAGCTCAACCACGAGCGGGTCACGCTCGGACCGGCGGGGAACATCGGGCACACCCACGTCCGGTTCGCGCGCTGGGCCCGCCGGACCACGGGTCCGGGCGGCCGCCCGCTCATCGAGGAGCCCGCCGTGCGCCGCGCGGTCGCGCAGGTCTACGCCTACCTGCGCGCCAACGAGCTCCTGAACTGGCAGGTCGCGGCGAACCAGGACCTCGGCTGGCTCGGCGCGGCCGACGCGTCCGCCACCAAGATCTACGCCTCGGAGCGGATGCAGGAGGTCGGCCGGATCGTCGGGGACGTCCTGGCCCGGTACGGCGACCCGGGAGACCCGGAGACGGCGGACTTCATGGAGTCCCAGGACCGGCTCGCCAAGGGCGCGCTCGTGCTGACCTTCGGCGGCGGCGTCAACGAGATCCAGCGCGAGCTGATCGCCATGATCGGCCTCGGGCTGCCCCGGGCGCCGCGCTGA